From Leopardus geoffroyi isolate Oge1 chromosome B4, O.geoffroyi_Oge1_pat1.0, whole genome shotgun sequence, a single genomic window includes:
- the PRR13 gene encoding proline-rich protein 13, which yields MWNPNVGPPGPNPYPPNLGYPGGSNPAHPPPVNPAYPPGPFPTPPEAPQGNPAFPPGGPPHPVPQPGYPGCQPLGPYPPPYPPPAPGMPPVNPLAPGMVAPGMVMDKKMRKKMKKAHKKMHKHHKHGKHSSSSSSSSSSDSD from the exons ATGTGGAATCCCAATGTCG GACCACCAGGGCCAAATCCATATCCTCCTAACCTTGGGTACCCTGGAGGTTCCAATCCTGCCCACCCACCGCCTGTAAATCCTGCCTATCCTCCAGGCCCCTTTCCAACTCCTCCAGAAGCTCCCCAGGGGAATCCAGCTTTTCCCCCAGGTGGGCCCCCTCATCCTGTGCCACAACCAGGGTATCCAGGATGCCAACCCCTAggtccctacccacctccctacCCACCACCTGCTCCTGGCATGCCTCCTGTGAATCCCTTGGCACCTGGCATGGTAGCACCAGGAATGGTGATGGACAAGAAGATgcggaagaaaatgaagaaagctcATAAAAAGATGCACAAACACCACAAACATGGCAAG cattcctcctcctcctcctcctcttccagcaGTGACTCTGACTGA